GCTACCGGGGCGAGCATCCATCCCATGTCCATGTTCAGCTCCCACAGGTTCACCGTTTCCTGAGGGTCGCTGCTGAGATCGAACATCAGAGGCATGTAAGGTTCGACGATAGGCTGGTCGATGCCTTCGGCGTACCTGAGGATGACCTTGACCGTGTGCCATTTCACGGACATCAGTTTGCCATCGGGGCCGAAGAGCATCACCGCATCGCGCCCGGAACCAGCGCTCTTGCCAATGAGCAGAGCGGACGCATCCACCCCATCAATCGGACGATCGGATGGCACGCGACTTGACTCTCCGACCAGACCCGCGAGCGTCGGAAGCCAGTCGGCAGCGTGCAGCATCTCCCCGGTGACCACGCCCGCAGGGATCTTCCCTGGCCAGCGAACCATAGCCGGAACCCGGTAGCTGCCCTCAAAGGGAGGCGTGAAGAAGTGGCCGCGCCAAGGCCCGCTTGATCCGCCGCCTTCGGCCACCCGGCAAGCTCCGTTGTCGCTGCTGAGTACAACTATCGTGTTGTCCTCTATACCGGCCGCTGTGATCGCGTCGAGGATCTGCCCGACTCGAAAGTCCATCTCGCCGATGATGTCAGCGTACACGCCACCGCGTTGGGGCGACTTGAACGCGAAATCCGGGTGCGCCACCATTGGTGGGTGAACCTGTGTTAGCCCGACGTACACGAGAAATGGCTTTTCGTTCTGAGAGGCCTGGCGTCTGATGTAATCCACAGTGCGCTCAGTGATGCTCTCGTCCATTAGGCGCTTCGTCTCCAACACAAACTCGCCGACTGGCTTGGAGGGTGCTCCCTTGCGTCCCTCCCAGACTTGTGGCGCGGGTAACCCCGTCGCCTTGAAGAGAGGATACCTGGAGTAGCCGGCCTCGTCGGACGAGTTCAGGATTCCCCACCACTCATCAAAGCCCTGGTCGGTGGGCATGCGTCCCGGAACATTGCCGACATGCCACTTGCCATAGAGTGCGGTGGCGTATCCGCCGTCGGACAGCAGCTCAGCGATGGTGTATTCCCAAGGCGCTAGACCCATATTGCCTTCGCCGGGGGCCGGCACTCTCCAGTTGCCGGTGCGAACGCAGTAGCGCCCAGAGAGGATGGCCGAACGCGTCGGCGTGCACTGTGATTCGACGTTGTAGTTGCTGAATCGAATTCCCTGAGCAGCCAGTGCGTCGATGCGTGGTGTCGGGACCTGACCACCGTAGACGCCAAGATCCCCCCAACCAACGTTGTCCGCCAGTATGAAGACGATATTGGGCTTCTTCTGCTCCTCGGGTGCGTCAGCTCCTGTTGCCGGCGTGGTAGTCATTGCTGCCTCGCCGGGGATGCTTCCTGCATCGGCCCAGGTGCCGGCCTGGTCTTCCATAGTACCTTCCTCCCGATCATTGAGAGTTCCTCTCCAACGGATAGCCCAACGCTATCTCCGCGAGCATCACGTCCCTAAGCCTGGGTCTGATGCCTCCTCTCTCAAGCTCATGACCTGCCCCCATTAGTGGTGCCACTTCCTAAGTCAGTTTCTGCGGGGTGATCACCAGTTGCTCTCCACCTTCGGCGGCTGTGCTACACTTCCTGCTGCCGGCCCGGAGGATAGGGCAACGCGGGAGTGCGACCCGAGCGCCGCGGCCGGTGACGGCACGGATGGGGCAGGGCATCGAGACAGTGGCCGGAAGAGCGATGTCGGAGAGGGTCACGCGGGGACTGAAGGAGCCCACGGGGAGCACGAAGCCGGCCGCGAAGGCGGAGTGGGCCCGCGAAGTCATCGCGCGCACGGACGCTCTGCTGCCCGAGGAGCAGCGACGCGCCATCGTGGAGCTGTGCCGCTGTCGCGAATCGCAGGCCGGGATCGAGCATGGCTGCCGCGGGACCTCTACCGGTCGCGGTTCGAGGAACTGAAGGCCATGATGGAGCAGGGCGTGCCACGACCGGAGACATACCACTCCGGCGGGGGCGGCTGGAAGTACGAAGGCTATCATTTCAAGGACACGGGGCACCTGGGGGTCTATCCGGACCGCAACCCGAAGTTGGACGACCCGGAGGTGCAGGCGCGCGTCAGGGCGCTGGGGCTGCAGCACATGGAGTGACTCGGGCTGCGATCGACCAGCGGCGCCCCGGACCGGCGATAGTGCGGCGAAGCCCGATAGTCTCGCGCGCTGTCAACGTCGGAGGTGCGGGGGAAGTGACCTGAGTAGGCATCACAAGTCGAGATAGCAGATCCGCGACTCCGGATGGGACTCCCAGGCAATCGCGGGTCCCTCCAGGGCGAACCCGAACTTGCGAAAGGCAGAGAAGGAAGGGATCCAGTCCGCCGCTTCTTGAGGCGGCCGGGGATCCACATAGGCCTCGATCCGCTTGTAGCCCCGCTGCTTGCAGAAGCTGATCGCTTCACCGATCATGCTCGAGGCGATGCCCCGGTTCGTGAAGTCGTGGTGCACCATCACACAAGAGATGACCATCGTCGTCTCCAGGTCATCTCCCTGCACGCCCCTTGGCATGCCGATGCGGCGAGCGAAGTCCTTCGGCATGTATATCAGCTGCCCGACGATCTTGTCCCCGGCTCTGGCGAGCAGGCCGATACTGCCCACGCGATCGAAGATGACCGACCACATGTCGCACTGGAACTTGCGACGGAGGATGCCTGACATGCAGCAGTAGTAGCCGTCAGCAAACCCATGCAGGACCTCCTCCCTGGTGATGTGCGCAAGAGCATAGCTCATTCGCCTTCGGCCTCCAGCATGCTCTGGATCAGGCGCCGGACCTCGTCAAGATGGACGGGCCACCTGTCGAGAAGCACTCTCTGCCCATTCACGAAGACGTTGCTGTACAGGTTGCCGGGGCGCAAGCCGCTCCGGTACTCCCGGATCAGTGAGGCAAGGTGGCCTGGAAGGCCCGCCATGTCGTCGTCAATGTCCCATATGTTCAGCACGCGGCAACTGACGCCGAACTCCCGGCAGACGTCGCCGATGGTCCCGCTGTCGCGATCAGCCATGCAGAAGGGGTTGACGAGAAGCTCCACCTGAACGCCCATGGCGATCACCTTCTCTTCGAGGTTGACTTCTCCTGCTCTGATGTCCGGAAGGTTCTGAGGGTCATCTACGCGGCTTACGAGAGCGCCGCCGCATCGAAGGGGTGCCCGCTACGCCGAAGGAGAAGACGCCCTTCGACCTGCG
The nucleotide sequence above comes from Armatimonadia bacterium. Encoded proteins:
- a CDS encoding sulfatase-like hydrolase/transferase: MEDQAGTWADAGSIPGEAAMTTTPATGADAPEEQKKPNIVFILADNVGWGDLGVYGGQVPTPRIDALAAQGIRFSNYNVESQCTPTRSAILSGRYCVRTGNWRVPAPGEGNMGLAPWEYTIAELLSDGGYATALYGKWHVGNVPGRMPTDQGFDEWWGILNSSDEAGYSRYPLFKATGLPAPQVWEGRKGAPSKPVGEFVLETKRLMDESITERTVDYIRRQASQNEKPFLVYVGLTQVHPPMVAHPDFAFKSPQRGGVYADIIGEMDFRVGQILDAITAAGIEDNTIVVLSSDNGACRVAEGGGSSGPWRGHFFTPPFEGSYRVPAMVRWPGKIPAGVVTGEMLHAADWLPTLAGLVGESSRVPSDRPIDGVDASALLIGKSAGSGRDAVMLFGPDGKLMSVKWHTVKVILRYAEGIDQPIVEPYMPLMFDLSSDPQETVNLWELNMDMGWMLAPVAKVIDEYQTSVAQFPNIEPGQEFAGYE
- a CDS encoding GNAT family N-acetyltransferase, with protein sequence MSYALAHITREEVLHGFADGYYCCMSGILRRKFQCDMWSVIFDRVGSIGLLARAGDKIVGQLIYMPKDFARRIGMPRGVQGDDLETTMVISCVMVHHDFTNRGIASSMIGEAISFCKQRGYKRIEAYVDPRPPQEAADWIPSFSAFRKFGFALEGPAIAWESHPESRICYLDL